From one Luteolibacter sp. SL250 genomic stretch:
- a CDS encoding DUF1800 domain-containing protein, with the protein MLTPAPDSWTVFEAAHLLNRAGFGGSPAEIKTFHSLGRTKAVDSLLNPGEPVDAIAPPEWSQPAKALEIFRDYREAAREAAEKAKSMPAFEGSQVKRAVQKKYQRLRNDLGREAEAWWLGKILATKAPLREKMTLFWHDHFATSFQKVKQPPMLVRQNELFRTHAFGDFRVLTHAVAKDPAMMSYLDSQNSKKGSPNENFAREVMELFTLGEGNYTEDDIREAAKAFTGYRIDRTTGTMVFQKRQWDESEKSVFGKKGAFTGEDVIDLIFEQKSAATYVPSKLWAYFVADEAPAPVVEALGKSFRAGNFNTGTLLREIFLSQDFYAEGIMRTQIKPPVQFITQMLKQLEVATPPAGFELRAGRELGQQLFSPPNVAGWDWGKAWINTNTLLTRYNLAGYITKGADDRPIADNAGGGNMMEMMDEGAPRKVAMRKSDRAGSRAWSGPDYEKIAPRQLRENPADLVDALIFRFFQGTVPDKARGSFIEYATAKQGVVFTNKEVAELVHLMLSTPYYQLS; encoded by the coding sequence ATGCTCACACCAGCACCTGATTCCTGGACCGTTTTCGAGGCGGCGCACCTGCTGAACCGCGCGGGTTTCGGCGGCAGCCCCGCCGAGATCAAGACGTTCCACTCGCTCGGCCGGACCAAGGCCGTCGATTCCCTGCTCAACCCCGGCGAGCCGGTGGATGCCATCGCTCCGCCGGAGTGGTCCCAGCCCGCGAAGGCACTGGAAATCTTCCGCGACTACCGTGAAGCCGCGCGCGAAGCGGCGGAGAAGGCGAAATCGATGCCCGCCTTCGAAGGCTCCCAGGTGAAACGCGCGGTCCAGAAAAAGTACCAGCGCCTCCGCAACGACCTGGGACGGGAGGCGGAGGCATGGTGGCTGGGCAAGATCCTGGCGACCAAGGCCCCGCTGCGGGAAAAGATGACCCTTTTCTGGCACGACCATTTCGCCACCTCCTTCCAGAAGGTGAAGCAGCCGCCCATGCTGGTCCGCCAGAACGAACTGTTCCGCACGCATGCCTTCGGCGACTTCAGGGTCCTCACCCACGCCGTCGCGAAGGACCCGGCGATGATGTCCTATCTCGACTCCCAGAACTCGAAGAAAGGCTCGCCCAACGAGAACTTCGCCAGGGAGGTCATGGAACTCTTCACCCTCGGCGAGGGCAACTACACCGAAGATGACATCCGGGAAGCGGCGAAGGCCTTCACCGGCTACCGCATCGACCGCACCACCGGCACCATGGTATTCCAGAAACGGCAGTGGGATGAATCCGAGAAATCGGTCTTCGGGAAGAAAGGCGCATTCACCGGAGAGGATGTCATCGACCTGATTTTCGAGCAGAAATCCGCAGCCACCTACGTGCCGTCGAAGCTCTGGGCCTACTTCGTCGCGGATGAAGCACCCGCGCCCGTTGTGGAGGCGCTCGGCAAGAGCTTCCGTGCCGGGAACTTCAATACCGGCACCCTCCTGCGGGAGATCTTCCTTTCACAGGACTTCTATGCGGAAGGCATCATGCGGACGCAGATCAAGCCGCCCGTGCAGTTCATCACCCAGATGCTCAAGCAACTGGAGGTCGCCACGCCCCCGGCAGGCTTCGAGCTCCGTGCCGGGCGCGAACTCGGCCAGCAACTGTTCTCCCCGCCGAATGTCGCGGGCTGGGACTGGGGGAAGGCATGGATCAACACCAACACCCTCCTCACCCGCTACAACCTCGCCGGATACATCACGAAGGGCGCGGATGACCGCCCCATCGCGGACAATGCCGGCGGCGGGAACATGATGGAGATGATGGATGAGGGAGCGCCGAGGAAGGTCGCCATGCGGAAGTCCGACCGCGCCGGGAGCCGCGCGTGGAGCGGCCCGGACTACGAAAAGATCGCCCCCCGCCAGCTCCGGGAAAACCCGGCGGACCTGGTGGACGCCCTCATCTTCCGCTTCTTCCAGGGCACCGTGCCGGACAAGGCCCGCGGCTCCTTCATCGAGTACGCCACCGCCAAGCAGGGCGTCGTCTTCACCAACAAGGAGGTCGCGGAACTCGTGCACCTCATGCTCAGCACCCCTTACTACCAACTCTCCTGA
- a CDS encoding U32 family peptidase, with protein sequence MPELLSPAGNWDCARAAVAAGADAIFFGMPKFNARLRADNFTEEDLPELMNYLHRHGVKGFVTMNTLVFTRELEAAERQLRLIAEAGVDALIIQDLGLAKMAREIAPKVELHASTQMTITSPEGLAFIESLFPMERAVLARELSVKEIERFQAYAEDHKTPLEVFVHGALCVAYSGQCLTSESLGQRSANRGECAQACRMPYELIVDGVKREMGEKRYLLSPQDLAAVDFIPGLIKAGVKSFKIEGRLKSPEYVAAVTRVYRKAIDAALSDGSGTAPSPITPEDRYELEMTFSRGLTGGWLGGTNHPYLTHGRFGKKRGPLLGEITDCGYGWIILHNTSGIPVKPGDGVVFDAGENRDLEQGASVWKVEGDRLVFHRTYSGINFERIKPGDTVYKTSDPKLESDIRKFWQNARPAEKKTPLHLTVTGKPGEPMTVAGTSGQSPVTVAGTSGQSPVTVASAIGLQPAAKHALSTETLAAQFGRLGDTSYELASLDNQLEGDCHFPLSALNQLRRDLVAALDAGDGARTSVRTSSPVSHRDLLPAKTSTPSAAPDLSVLCRTEDQVESAIAAGVVKIYCDFEDPRRYKDAVALVRGSDSTIHLATPRILKPGEGGYLKLIERAEPDGLLLRNLSSLEYYKDRSDLVKTGDFSLNVANPITARLLKERAKLDRLTVSYDLNIGQVLDLLNGAPAEWFEVTLHQHMPMFHMEHCVFCTFLSTGTTYKDCGRPCESHVVHLRDRVGQLHRLQADVGCRNTLFNGRAQTGARFYRDLRATGLSHFRIELLDEDGATAGRTIRAYQALLDGKSTATELLDDVEAIEKLGVTEGTLAER encoded by the coding sequence ATGCCCGAACTGCTCTCCCCCGCGGGGAACTGGGACTGTGCGCGTGCCGCCGTGGCGGCGGGGGCGGATGCCATCTTTTTCGGCATGCCGAAGTTCAACGCCCGGCTGCGGGCGGACAATTTCACCGAAGAGGATCTGCCGGAACTCATGAACTACCTGCACCGCCATGGGGTGAAGGGCTTCGTGACGATGAACACGCTGGTCTTTACCCGCGAGCTGGAGGCGGCGGAACGCCAGCTCCGTCTGATCGCGGAGGCCGGGGTGGACGCCCTCATCATCCAGGACCTGGGCCTGGCCAAGATGGCGCGGGAGATCGCGCCGAAGGTGGAACTGCACGCCTCCACCCAGATGACCATCACCTCTCCGGAGGGGCTGGCTTTCATCGAGTCCCTCTTTCCCATGGAGCGAGCGGTGCTGGCGCGGGAGCTGTCCGTGAAGGAGATCGAGCGTTTCCAGGCTTACGCCGAAGATCACAAGACGCCGCTGGAGGTGTTCGTCCACGGTGCGCTCTGCGTGGCCTATTCCGGCCAGTGCCTGACCAGCGAATCGCTGGGACAGCGGAGTGCCAACCGCGGCGAGTGCGCGCAGGCCTGCCGCATGCCCTACGAGCTGATCGTCGATGGCGTGAAGCGGGAGATGGGCGAGAAGCGCTACCTGCTGAGCCCGCAGGATCTGGCGGCGGTGGATTTCATCCCGGGCCTGATCAAGGCGGGCGTGAAGTCGTTCAAGATCGAGGGCCGCCTGAAGTCTCCGGAGTATGTGGCCGCGGTGACGAGGGTCTACCGCAAGGCGATCGACGCCGCGCTTTCCGACGGCAGCGGCACCGCCCCGTCCCCCATCACCCCGGAGGACCGCTATGAGCTGGAGATGACGTTTTCCCGCGGCCTGACCGGCGGTTGGTTGGGCGGGACGAACCACCCCTATCTCACGCATGGGCGCTTCGGGAAGAAGCGCGGCCCGCTGCTGGGGGAGATCACGGACTGCGGCTACGGCTGGATCATCCTGCACAACACGTCCGGCATCCCGGTGAAGCCGGGCGACGGCGTGGTGTTCGACGCGGGGGAAAATCGCGACCTGGAACAGGGCGCGTCCGTCTGGAAGGTGGAGGGCGACCGGCTGGTCTTCCACCGCACCTACAGCGGCATCAACTTCGAGCGGATCAAGCCCGGCGACACCGTCTATAAAACTTCCGACCCGAAGCTGGAGTCCGACATCCGGAAGTTCTGGCAGAACGCCCGCCCGGCGGAGAAGAAGACGCCGCTGCACCTCACCGTGACCGGAAAGCCCGGCGAACCGATGACCGTGGCTGGGACATCCGGCCAGTCCCCGGTCACCGTGGCTGGGACATCCGGCCAGTCCCCGGTCACCGTGGCCAGTGCCATTGGCCTCCAGCCTGCGGCGAAGCACGCGCTCTCCACGGAGACGCTGGCCGCGCAGTTCGGCCGTCTCGGGGATACGTCGTACGAACTGGCGTCCCTCGACAACCAACTGGAAGGCGACTGCCATTTCCCGCTCTCCGCCCTCAACCAGCTCCGCCGCGATCTGGTCGCCGCACTGGACGCCGGGGATGGAGCGCGGACTTCAGTCCGCACCTCTTCGCCCGTTTCCCATCGCGATCTCCTCCCCGCCAAAACCTCCACACCCTCCGCAGCCCCGGACCTCAGCGTCCTCTGCCGGACCGAGGACCAGGTGGAATCCGCCATCGCCGCCGGGGTGGTGAAGATCTACTGCGACTTCGAGGATCCGCGCCGCTACAAGGACGCCGTCGCGCTGGTCCGCGGATCGGACTCCACCATCCACCTCGCCACCCCGCGCATCCTGAAGCCGGGCGAGGGCGGATACCTCAAGCTCATCGAGCGGGCGGAGCCGGACGGCCTGCTGCTGCGCAACCTGTCGTCGCTGGAATACTACAAGGACCGTAGTGACCTGGTGAAGACGGGCGACTTCTCGCTCAACGTCGCCAACCCCATCACCGCGCGGCTGCTGAAGGAACGCGCCAAGCTCGACCGGCTCACCGTTTCCTATGACCTGAACATCGGCCAGGTGCTGGACCTTCTCAACGGCGCGCCCGCGGAGTGGTTCGAGGTCACCCTGCACCAGCACATGCCCATGTTCCATATGGAGCACTGCGTTTTCTGCACCTTCCTCAGCACCGGCACCACCTACAAGGACTGCGGCCGTCCGTGCGAAAGCCATGTGGTCCACCTGCGCGACCGCGTCGGCCAGCTCCACCGCCTGCAGGCGGACGTCGGCTGCCGCAACACCCTCTTCAACGGCCGCGCCCAGACCGGCGCGAGGTTCTACCGCGACCTCCGCGCGACGGGGCTTTCGCATTTCCGCATCGAGCTGCTGGACGAGGACGGCGCCACCGCCGGGCGCACCATCCGCGCCTACCAGGCCCTGCTCGACGGGAAATCCACCGCCACCGAGCTGCTGGATGACGTGGAGGCCATCGAAAAACTCGGCGTGACCGAGGGCACGCTGGCGGAGAGGTGA